From the Trifolium pratense cultivar HEN17-A07 linkage group LG4, ARS_RC_1.1, whole genome shotgun sequence genome, the window taataaaatttgtgtttgttttaaaaaaaatagaattatagttttaaataaaattcgAACGGTAAATCTTATGCTAAGAATAAGGTAGTCTAACACTGCACTAACAAAGTTAACCAAATTATTAGTAAACCCCAATATCTTTACACAAAGCACAAACATTACAAAATTGCATCACATGTTGATCAACAACATTGGGCAAATGACTGGTAACATaagattgagttttttttttacaagaagaTTGAGATGCTATTTTTGTGCATCcattgatatatttttcttttatagaataacttatttatgttattatatTTGGTTCATATTTTTACGTGTAGattttttgaggaaaaaaatatgtaaaattacattaaagagtaaaagttttaaaatattattaaaattgacAAGGACATATATTGATAGTAGAACACATAAAACACTAATCCAACAATTTCACTCAAACCTttgaaatcatcttttaaattttatttttcttttttgtcgaACAGGACAGACTACTTCCAGGTTCTTTCTCTCAACTTTTCAATCGATTTTACCTATTTTCTTTAGAATGACAATACTATTGTTCATGCTACAATATTGAAAATATCGAAATACACGATAATTATTTACGCACCATGAATCGATTTTAGCCCGATGTTGAGATGTACAAACATCATCTACAAGTGTTACCAAATTACCTATTTTGACGAGTGTTGATCTTAGTGTTACCAAATTACGAAAACAATGATTATGAACTTGTTATTCAAATATAAAAGCTGTTGggaataatgcctaaatatcttttttgaaagatcttagatttaaatattatttagatttatatttaaaatatgataatattaggttttatgatttatatttctatttagaatatttaagatttgtttagaatttattataggattagttttgttttaaaaatatatgatttgtttttatgtagctctatatatagagtcataagcataatgaataaaacaagaactttagtattcttcatataaccctatatttgaggagagttttctccctaaatttatatctcaccaaattccgcaatacaaaaacacaaaaaaccatatcaaaAGCATCTACAAGATGctaaaaactcataaatattttgaaatatgtCTTAAAAATCCATTGAAATCTTACGTtagaaatcttgattgtaaaaaaacatttaaaacaacTATTTTTAAATTGTACAAAATCGATATGATtccacaaatttttttaaaatcttcgAGACTTTTTAGTGAttcaaaatctcaatccaatagtACAACTTACTACTGCAGATCTGTCTGTGTCACATATCAACAACACACAGTGTTTACTAATTCTGTCACTAACTTTAGTCAAAACCTCAAAGCTACAACCCCAACTCACCCAAACAATCTCAATCCAAACTTCACAATGCTAAACCATAAACGACACGTCGTTTTCCTCTCCCTCACCACTCTTCTTCTCCTCTCTTCATTCTCTCTCACTCTCTGCGAAAAAGCCTCTAAAAACGACGAAGATGAAGATCTCAGCTTCCTCGAAGAACCAGAAGACGACGCATCAACAACACACCACGACCACGGCAATTTCCCAGATCCCGATCAATTCGAAGACGACGACGAAGACTTCGGCGACGGTGATTTCTCCGGCTTTGATCCTAACTCGGAAGAGTTCAATGAACCAGAAGTGGATGACAAAGACGTCGTCGTTTTGAAGGAGCGAAATTTCACAACagtaattgaaaataataaattcgTGATGGTTGAATTCTATGCTCCATGGTGTGGTCATTGTCAAGCTCTGGCGCCGGAGTATGCTGCAGCAGCCACTGAGTTGAAGAACGAGGGTGTTGTTTTGGCTAAGGTGGATGCTTCTCAGGAAAATGAATTGGCTCATGAGTATGATGTTCAAGGTTTTCCTACTGTTTACTTTTTCATCGATGGAGTTCATAAACCTTACAATGGCCAAAGAACCAAGTAACTTTCTATCCTTCAATCCAAATTttgattttctgttttttcctCAATTGCGATTAGAAAAGAAAAGTATAATGTATGATGCACCCTTACACTTACACATATATGAATATGAGACTgataccgataataatttgCGAAAATGGTAGTGATTGATtgaatataatattatatatgatgttGTGTCGGTGTTGACACTTATAGTTTGAAGCATAGAGCTCCATAAGTTATAATTATCAAACTCTGCTTTCAATTAATGTGACACCTATTTTGGTTTAATTGCATGTTTGGttccttacatttattttaggttttaagttggtctcttACTGCATAAATTTATCATAAGTTTGTCCTTTCcatcaaattttgagttaatttggTCTAAAACTTCCATGTGCATCCCTTAAGTCATCGACATATGCAACTAATGTAAGGgatcaacttgaaactttttaaacgtaGGGGATCATATTGAAATCTAGAATAAGTGTAAGGGACCAAACATACAATTTAGCCTGTATTTTAAAACTGACTTATGAATTGCAATTTTGCTTTGTGCAGAGATGCTATAGTGACATGGATTAAGAAGAAGATAGGACCTGGTGTATACAACATAACTACATTGGATGATGCTGAACGCATATTGACCTCGGAAACTAAAGTTGTTTTGGGCTTCCTTGATTCTTTAGttgtaagtttttttatttttgtctaattTGTTTGCATTGTCCATCTTTTATCAAACACAATTTAGGAGTATAttttattcaactttttgtAATTTAAGTTAAACTAATGGATCTGAACTTTGATGGTTCAGTTCATGAAAGTGTTGGTCGACCCGCTGTTAGTGTTAGGTTTCATGCCTCATTTTTCCTGTCATAATTTGTAGGGTGCTGAGAGTGATGAGCTAGCTGCAGCATCAAAACTTGAGGACGGCGTAAACTTTTACCAAACTGTGATTCCTAATGTGGCTAAGCTTTTCCATATTGACCCAAATGTCAAGCGCCCTGCTCTGGTCTTGCTCAAGAAAGAGGAGGAGAAACTGAaccattttggtttgttttcttGTTCCACTCTTTTCTCTCTCAAGAATAATGAAATCAAATCGTTAAGATTTTGATGTaaacttaatatattttatctGCAGATGGCCAATTTGAAAAAGCTGCAATAGCCAACTTTGTATCCTCCAACAAGCTTCCATTGGTCTCAACTTTTACAAGGGAAAGTGCCCCGGTGATTTTTGAAAGTCCAATTAAGAAACAGGTAACTGCTTATATCTCTTATCGGTTTATATTGTTAATCTAGGAAGAATTTTTCCTTGAAAATGGGATCTTAACAAACCTCTAACATTGTTGTATTTTCAACTTTGCATTTAGTTGTTGCTGTTTGTGACTAAAAATGATACAGCAAAGTTCATTTCAGTATTTCAAGAAGCAGCAAAGTTTTTCAAGGGGAAGGTATGTTTGCCTTTGTTTCACCAAAAAATGGAAATTAAGTAGAATATTTTGCTGTTTATTATAATTTGGAATTAGGATTAAGTGTGCGGCCAAGTGGATCTTGGAAATAAATTGGGTGAAAGTAAGGGTAGACAAAGTATTAGTTTGCAAGGCATGTAATTGATTTAATGAATGTTGTATGTACGTTCCTATGGTGCTGTTTGCCAAACTTAGTCTGTATATGCCCAGCGGCGACATTTGAGGCTGAGTAGgttaaataacataattctgTGATTTGCTCCACATATAGCTGATTCCACTTGTTGGaaaaagacttttttttctttcttttttcccgTAACCAGGTTCAGTAGAACAGTGAAATCTCGTGTGTGTAATTTCTGGGCTTTAATGAAAACTAGTTCTAGTTTTATTAGCTTTCAAGTCCTAAGGAGTTTAATGGATAGTACATCATAGAGTTGATTCTTAAACTAACCACTTTTTTGTTTCATATCATGTTTCCTGTTTCTGTCTCTTTTATATTCTTAAAATGGATGCACTATTATGTATAATGCTGGTTCAAAATCTTCTCtttttgttgatatattattattgattgTAAGCAGATTTCTTACTATCCTCTTTCGATTATTAGTTTTCTTATTTATAgggatatttgatttgattccaGAGTTATGGATTACGGTAGTATTTAGATTATTCCCCTCATGTATATAATACTTGTACAAACTTTGATATCAGTTAGAGAGAAATATTCAGATTCAAGTTTTTAACAAATCAACACATTTTGAAACCAGCTTAAAGTTATATAGGTTTGtgaatgaatttaatttgtatacaccgttggtgtaaattttttttacacatacatctaatCATATCATACCATGTAGATATTTGTGGAGATGTTTAGGAAGAACACAACAAAGTGGCATCATGTGTGGTTTGATTGGATGGATGTCTAAAATCATTTACACTGTTAGTGTCTTGGATATAATCTCTGTGAATTTGAGTTGTGACTTGTGAAATACTCCCttcggtcactattataaattttttttacttttttggtACGTTCAAAGactgatgtatttggtccataatatgaactaaatacatcaatttttcaatgtaCCAACAAAGTcaaatttgtttaaaatattgaccggagggagtagtttttaattttactgAAATTTCCCTGGGTGTACACCTCACTCTATGATTAATAACTCTGTCCTTATTTGTAAATTATCAGAATATAGCATTCGATATTTGCCTATGCTGAATCTTCTGATGTTTCAAATTTGATAAACTTTGTTGTTCATACAATTTGCTCACAATAATCCTATGCACCATCCTGTAAAAAAATCCTATGCATCATTTaagaaagaataaattttaGTTTCCACACTTCCCTCAAAGAATCTTGATTGCCAGACAATAACATATTTCTACTGTACAATGATCCTTTGCAGCTGGTCTTTGTTCACGTGGAAATGGATAATGAAGATGATGGAAAGCCTGTTGCAGATTATTTTGGTATCTCTGGGAATACTCCCAAAGTAATAATTCCccctttccttttctttctgtGTGTGGATGAGGGTCTTGAGATTCTTGACATATtgcataatttaaatttaatttatagtaACTAAGATAACAGATGAAAATTTGAATATAGGTACTTGCATTCACCGCAAATGATGCCAGAAAATTTTTGCTTGATGGAGAGGTGACCGTTGACAATATTAAGGTACTCTTTTCTAATGTTCTGGAATATGCATGAATGCTTTCTTCTATGTTTTAGTAAAGCTTTAAAGAGATCGTGGCTAAAAGTTTGAAgtcttcattgttttttttttcaggcATTTGGAGAAGATTTCCTTGTAGACAAGCTAAAACCTTTCCTCAAGTCAGATCCAATTCCTGAAAGTGTAAGTCATTCTATTTCCATATATATCCTGCTGGCTATGTTTTTTTATCTCTAACAAACTGGTAACTTGATGGCAGAATGATGGTGATGTGAAAATAGTTGTTGGCAATAACTTCGACGAAATTGTATTGGATGAATCGAAGGATGTTCTACTTGAGGTATAATTTTAGTCTACTAGTTTCAAGTCATATTTTCTTGTGCAGCCTGTTTAGTTGTTTGTGTTAATGTAATGGTTGTTGTAATCTTAGGTTTATGCTCCCTGGTGTGGCC encodes:
- the LOC123919965 gene encoding protein disulfide isomerase-like 1-4, whose product is MLNHKRHVVFLSLTTLLLLSSFSLTLCEKASKNDEDEDLSFLEEPEDDASTTHHDHGNFPDPDQFEDDDEDFGDGDFSGFDPNSEEFNEPEVDDKDVVVLKERNFTTVIENNKFVMVEFYAPWCGHCQALAPEYAAAATELKNEGVVLAKVDASQENELAHEYDVQGFPTVYFFIDGVHKPYNGQRTKDAIVTWIKKKIGPGVYNITTLDDAERILTSETKVVLGFLDSLVGAESDELAAASKLEDGVNFYQTVIPNVAKLFHIDPNVKRPALVLLKKEEEKLNHFDGQFEKAAIANFVSSNKLPLVSTFTRESAPVIFESPIKKQLLLFVTKNDTAKFISVFQEAAKFFKGKLVFVHVEMDNEDDGKPVADYFGISGNTPKVLAFTANDARKFLLDGEVTVDNIKAFGEDFLVDKLKPFLKSDPIPESNDGDVKIVVGNNFDEIVLDESKDVLLEVYAPWCGHCQALEPAYNKLAKHLHSIDSIVIAKMDGTTNEHPRAKSDGFPTLLFYPAGKKSSDPITVDADRTVVAFYKFLKKHASIPFQLQKPTSTSKTKDSGSSDVKESQSSSTDVKDEL